A region of the Kaistia geumhonensis genome:
TGACGGAGACGGTCGAGGCCGACGGCTGGATGCTGTGCATCGCGTCCGACGTCACCTCGCTGCGCCCTGACGAGCGCACCGTGCGGCAGGACCGGGACTTCGCGATCAAGGCCTCGTTTACCGACGAGCTGACGGGCATCGCCAATCGCCGCTTCGTGTCGGGACGCATCGAGGAGATGATGGAGGCCGCAGAACCAGGTCGGCCGGCCGGGTGCGTAGCGCTTATCGATCTCGACCATTTCAAGGTCATCAACGACCGGTTTGGCCATGCGACCGGGGATGCGATCCTGAAAGACTTCGCCCGGCGCATCCAGACGCAGGTGAGGCGCACGGACTGTTTCGGCCGGTTCGGCGGCGAGGAATTCGTTCTCGTCCTGCCGCATACCGGCCTCGAACAGGGGGTGCTCATCCTCGAGCGCATGGCGAGCCTCATCCGCATGACACGCCCGCTGCCCGACCGGCCCGATCTCGCCTATACGTTTTCGGCCGGCGTCACCGCGGCGGAGGCCGGCGACAGCCCCGCCTCACTCTTTGCGCGGGCCGATGCGGCGCTCTACGCCGCCAAGCTCGCCGGTCGTGACCGCATCCGGATCTGGCGATCCGACGACACGCAGATCGCCTCCTGATCAAGCCGGCGGCGGATCCTCGGCGTTCTGCGTGGCGTCGTGAACCGGGGCGAGCCAGGCCTCGCGCCGCTTGATCCAGCCCTCGTGCTGCGGTGCGCCGATCGTGGCCGGAGCCTCGTCGAGGCTGCCGAACCGCAGTTCGACATCGCGCTCGTGCAGCGAGAACAGCCGGCCGCCGCAATCGGGGCAGAAGCTTCGGCCCTTGTGAGTCGCGTAGCTGCCCTCGCAGGAAAAGGCCTCGATCGGCCATTTGGCATAGCTGACGAAAACGCTGCCGCTCTCCTTGCGGCAATCCGCGCAGTGGCAGATGCCGATCAGGAAGGGCTCGCCCTCGAGTTCGTAGCGCACACCGCCGCAGAGGCAGCCGCCGGTTCTCGTGGTCATCGTGGATCCTCCATCCTCGAAGTCTCCAACGACCGGCGCCGCGCCGCTGTTCCGGAACGAAGGGTCCTGCCGTGCATTGACGACTCCGACGAAGCGGAGTCGACGCGTGGCGCCACGAGCGAACTGGAAAGGCCATCTGAAGATCGGCGAGCTCGCAGCCGCGGTCGCGCTCTATTCCGCCGCGACGACGTCCGATCGTGTCTCCTTCAACATGATCAACCGCAGGACCGGCCACCGGATCGAGCGGCATTTCGTCGACAGCGAGACGGGCGAGCCCGTCGATCGCGACGACCAGGTGAAGGGCTACGACACCGGCGGCGATCCGATCGTGTTCGAGCCGGAAGAGATCGCCGCCGCGATGCCCGAGAGCGACAAGACGATTGCGGTCGATGCGTTCATCCCATGCGCCGAGATCGACGACATCTATCTCGACCGCAGCTACTACCTCGCCCCTGCCGACCGCCATGCCGAAGAGGCCTTCGCGCTGTTGCGGGAAGGGATGCGGGCGGAGAAGGTGGCGGCGCTGGCGCGGGCGGTGCTGTTTCGGCGCGCCCGCCTGCTGCTCATCCGCCCCGAGGGCGACGGCATGATCGCGACCACACTGCATTTCGCCTATGAGATGCGCTCGGCCGCCGAGGCCTTCGAGGGGATCGCCGAGCCCGCCATCGAGGGCGAGATGCTGGAACTCGCGGAGCACATCATCCGCTCCAAGGCGGGCCGCTTTGATCCCGCCGCCTTCGACGACCGCTACGACGCGGCTCTGGCCGAGCTCGTGAAGGCCAAGATCGAGGGTCGGGAACTGCCGAAGCCG
Encoded here:
- a CDS encoding GGDEF domain-containing protein; the encoded protein is MNDLLKRLAGLTGSTPVLVAAYDGFDRLRYANAAFRSAFFIDEREEPLWSEIMRRNFSARRGTVIRAPDFEEWLVGTQSRRGKLGFRAFETDLHDGRWLWMTETVEADGWMLCIASDVTSLRPDERTVRQDRDFAIKASFTDELTGIANRRFVSGRIEEMMEAAEPGRPAGCVALIDLDHFKVINDRFGHATGDAILKDFARRIQTQVRRTDCFGRFGGEEFVLVLPHTGLEQGVLILERMASLIRMTRPLPDRPDLAYTFSAGVTAAEAGDSPASLFARADAALYAAKLAGRDRIRIWRSDDTQIAS
- a CDS encoding GFA family protein, whose amino-acid sequence is MTTRTGGCLCGGVRYELEGEPFLIGICHCADCRKESGSVFVSYAKWPIEAFSCEGSYATHKGRSFCPDCGGRLFSLHERDVELRFGSLDEAPATIGAPQHEGWIKRREAWLAPVHDATQNAEDPPPA
- the ku gene encoding non-homologous end joining protein Ku, with amino-acid sequence MAPRANWKGHLKIGELAAAVALYSAATTSDRVSFNMINRRTGHRIERHFVDSETGEPVDRDDQVKGYDTGGDPIVFEPEEIAAAMPESDKTIAVDAFIPCAEIDDIYLDRSYYLAPADRHAEEAFALLREGMRAEKVAALARAVLFRRARLLLIRPEGDGMIATTLHFAYEMRSAAEAFEGIAEPAIEGEMLELAEHIIRSKAGRFDPAAFDDRYDAALAELVKAKIEGRELPKPKPVERTKSSDLLAALRESAGVGGKPGRGSAKGRTAAKGAPQRKSRSAATRRKAG